A single genomic interval of Tistrella bauzanensis harbors:
- a CDS encoding AbrB family transcriptional regulator, with product MSADRHQPQPPSVTTTGGADRHKAARLCLTLLIGAAGGGLFAWWHLPLAWMLGAMSLTALTGILGAPLIANRRLRNWTVVALGMVLGGSFTPDVFAHAAGWPLGLAALAAYILLLFSMGYWLMIAFGRVDRATAFFAAMPGGINEMTRVAEDHHADIATVALTHAVRIYAVVFTVPLYLAYVEGYSVAATITPRHATQDGLIAIWAGGGMAGMIASYVVLVAGGILGYRLASRTGIPGATFIGSLLVSGALHLSGLVTLQLPTAAIALAQMLAGAMMGARFAGLSMRKLARIVILAIISALMMLVTAILFTPVFTAVTGAPRLAMLLSLVPGGFTEMGLIALSLGLDAAVVAVFHVMRVIYVIMFAPVFFKQRRARS from the coding sequence GTGTCCGCCGATCGACATCAGCCACAGCCGCCGTCCGTGACGACAACCGGCGGCGCCGACCGGCACAAGGCCGCACGTCTGTGTCTGACCCTGCTGATCGGTGCCGCCGGTGGCGGGCTGTTCGCCTGGTGGCATCTGCCGCTGGCATGGATGCTGGGTGCCATGAGCCTGACCGCGCTCACCGGCATTCTGGGGGCGCCGCTGATTGCCAACCGGCGGTTGCGGAACTGGACCGTGGTGGCGCTCGGCATGGTGCTGGGCGGCAGCTTCACCCCGGATGTCTTTGCCCATGCCGCCGGCTGGCCGCTGGGGCTGGCGGCGCTGGCGGCCTATATCCTGCTGCTGTTCTCTATGGGCTACTGGCTGATGATCGCCTTCGGCCGCGTCGACCGGGCCACCGCCTTCTTTGCCGCCATGCCCGGTGGCATCAACGAGATGACCCGCGTGGCCGAAGACCACCACGCCGACATCGCGACCGTGGCACTGACCCATGCGGTGCGGATCTATGCGGTGGTTTTCACCGTGCCGCTCTACCTCGCCTATGTCGAAGGCTACAGCGTCGCCGCCACCATCACCCCGCGGCATGCGACACAGGACGGGCTGATCGCCATCTGGGCCGGCGGCGGCATGGCGGGCATGATCGCGAGCTATGTCGTGCTGGTGGCGGGCGGCATCCTGGGCTATCGGCTGGCCAGCCGCACCGGCATTCCAGGTGCCACTTTCATCGGCTCGCTGCTGGTCTCGGGCGCCCTGCATCTGTCAGGGTTGGTGACCCTGCAACTGCCGACCGCGGCGATCGCCCTTGCCCAGATGCTGGCCGGCGCCATGATGGGCGCCCGCTTTGCCGGGCTGTCGATGCGCAAACTCGCCCGGATCGTCATTCTGGCGATCATTTCGGCACTGATGATGCTGGTGACGGCGATCCTGTTCACGCCGGTGTTCACCGCTGTGACCGGTGCGCCCAGGCTGGCGATGCTGCTCAGCCTGGTGCCGGGCGGGTTCACCGAAATGGGGCTGATCGCGCTGTCGTTGGGCCTGGATGCCGCCGTGGTCGCGGTGTTCCATGTGATGCGCGTCATCTATGTCATCATGTTCGCTCCGGTGTTTTTCAAGCAGCGACGCGCCCGATCGTGA
- a CDS encoding type I secretion system permease/ATPase: MTVSPPHIPAMARPSTIRPVAPVPGDDVDGARLIDRARAAIRRHLGATAVFSAAVNLLYLTPSLYMLQVYDRVLSSGSGETLIFVTVIALVALLAMASLDRVRGILMSRAGLRVDRVLAGPLLARLIRQSALPGQPPAAQPLRDLETLRMFLSGPAPGAMFDLPWMPVYVAIMWIIHPWLGMLALGGSVLLLALAIAGEYSMRKAAAAAAGQAQLRAHAAGDALIREAEPIEAMGLAPSLISRWHDARMEGLAGHARSAERGAFWSAATKGVRLSLQILVLAIGAWLAIEREITPGAMFAGSILIGRALAPIEQIVGMWRQMTSAREAYGRVKSALAATPPPRPGQTELPRPKGAITLDRVVFRMAGAERPAIGGVDLDVRAGETIGILGPSAAGKSTLLRLMIGLWVPLSGSVRLDGADAARWPRERLGPAIGYLPQDVVLLAGSVRDNIARFGDADDALVIQAAERAGAHDMILALPQGYDTRVGDGGIGLSGGQRQRIGFARALYGDPAIIALDEPNSSLDNDGEQALVIALKRLRTEGRTVLIVAHRTGILGLSDRLLVLREGRVHMYGPTAEVVKALSTPRAEGGRPPAPTHPNAPHPNAPHPNAPQPQGRPTPRGTGSADNNRRDGGRDPDDRRGGDA; this comes from the coding sequence ATGACCGTCAGCCCGCCCCATATCCCTGCCATGGCCCGGCCATCCACCATACGGCCGGTGGCGCCGGTTCCCGGCGACGACGTCGATGGCGCCCGTCTGATCGACCGGGCGCGCGCCGCCATCCGTCGGCATCTCGGGGCCACGGCGGTATTCAGCGCCGCGGTGAACCTGCTGTATCTGACGCCGTCGCTGTACATGCTGCAGGTCTATGACCGGGTGCTGTCCAGCGGCAGCGGCGAAACCCTGATATTCGTGACCGTCATCGCGCTGGTGGCCCTGCTGGCCATGGCATCGCTCGACCGGGTGCGCGGCATTCTGATGAGCCGCGCGGGCCTGCGCGTCGACCGGGTGCTGGCGGGGCCGCTGCTCGCACGGCTGATCCGCCAGTCCGCCCTGCCCGGCCAGCCGCCGGCGGCACAGCCCTTGCGCGATCTTGAGACCCTGCGGATGTTTCTGTCGGGGCCGGCGCCGGGGGCGATGTTCGATCTGCCCTGGATGCCGGTCTATGTGGCGATCATGTGGATCATCCATCCCTGGCTTGGCATGCTGGCCCTGGGTGGATCGGTGCTGCTGCTGGCGTTGGCGATCGCCGGCGAATACAGCATGCGCAAGGCCGCCGCCGCCGCCGCCGGGCAGGCGCAGTTGCGCGCCCATGCGGCCGGCGATGCCCTGATCCGCGAGGCAGAGCCGATCGAGGCGATGGGGCTGGCGCCCTCGCTGATCAGCCGCTGGCACGACGCGCGGATGGAAGGCCTGGCCGGACATGCCCGGTCGGCCGAACGCGGCGCCTTCTGGTCGGCCGCCACCAAGGGCGTGCGGCTGTCGTTGCAGATCCTGGTGCTGGCGATCGGCGCCTGGCTTGCCATCGAACGCGAGATCACGCCCGGGGCGATGTTTGCAGGCTCGATCCTCATCGGCCGGGCACTGGCGCCGATCGAACAGATCGTCGGCATGTGGCGGCAGATGACCTCGGCGCGCGAGGCCTATGGCCGGGTGAAGTCCGCCCTTGCCGCCACCCCGCCGCCGCGGCCGGGGCAGACCGAATTGCCCCGTCCGAAGGGCGCCATTACCCTGGACCGCGTGGTGTTCCGCATGGCCGGCGCCGAACGGCCGGCGATCGGTGGCGTCGACCTGGATGTGCGCGCCGGCGAGACCATCGGCATACTGGGGCCATCGGCGGCAGGCAAGTCGACCCTGCTCAGGCTGATGATCGGGCTGTGGGTGCCGCTGTCGGGATCGGTGCGGCTGGATGGAGCCGATGCGGCGCGCTGGCCGCGGGAACGGCTGGGGCCGGCGATCGGCTATCTGCCGCAGGATGTCGTGCTGCTGGCGGGTTCCGTGCGCGACAACATTGCCCGCTTCGGCGATGCCGACGATGCCCTGGTCATCCAGGCGGCCGAACGCGCCGGTGCCCATGACATGATCCTGGCCCTGCCGCAGGGCTATGATACCCGGGTCGGCGATGGCGGCATCGGCCTGTCGGGCGGCCAGCGTCAGCGGATCGGCTTTGCCCGCGCGCTCTATGGCGACCCGGCGATCATCGCGCTCGACGAACCGAATTCCAGCCTGGACAATGATGGCGAGCAAGCTCTGGTCATCGCCCTGAAACGTCTGCGGACCGAAGGCCGCACCGTGCTGATCGTGGCGCACCGCACCGGCATTCTGGGCCTGTCGGACCGGTTGCTGGTGCTGCGCGAAGGCCGGGTTCACATGTATGGACCGACGGCCGAGGTGGTGAAGGCGTTGAGCACGCCCCGCGCCGAAGGCGGGCGCCCCCCGGCCCCGACCCATCCCAATGCACCCCATCCCAATGCCCCCCATCCCAATGCACCACAGCCGCAGGGGCGGCCGACGCCGCGTGGTACCGGCAGTGCCGACAACAATCGCCGGGATGGCGGCCGTGATCCCGATGATCGGCGCGGAGGCGACGCATGA
- a CDS encoding HlyD family type I secretion periplasmic adaptor subunit produces the protein MSMQSAPATAAARPPVAPGTVDDGAGRPMRTGIIVGLLFFGVLGGWAALAPLNSAAIAPGVVIVEGNRQAVQHRDGGIVAELPVREGDRVAAGQMLLRLDSTELRAQESVLSKQTDALTILEARLVAERDGLDAIVFPPDIVARLGQVGEIDQLVHGQERVFATRTSSRGNQVDILSQRIVQLEAQISGFKAQADANRRQLALIRDELKGTRSLYEKGLTPKTRVLALERAAASLDGERGENEANAARAAQAIGEARLQIDQIERERQTEVAEQLRQTQEQLFDLTPRLEAVRAQLGRTDVKAPASGAVVGLIAFTVGGVIRAGETIMEIVPSDAPLIVRAQLRPDQVDDVRHGMKAEVRLTAYPYRTTPVLDGSVSQVSADRLTDERTGVGYYDLRVEVPPSELARLPDATLTAGMPAEVMVPLRERTALDYLIEPLLHSIEGAAREE, from the coding sequence ATGAGCATGCAATCGGCACCGGCAACCGCTGCCGCCCGCCCGCCCGTCGCGCCTGGAACGGTCGATGACGGCGCCGGGCGGCCGATGCGCACCGGCATCATCGTGGGCCTGCTGTTCTTTGGCGTGCTGGGTGGCTGGGCGGCGCTGGCGCCGCTGAACAGCGCCGCCATCGCCCCCGGCGTGGTGATCGTGGAAGGCAACCGCCAGGCGGTGCAGCACCGCGATGGCGGCATCGTCGCCGAACTGCCGGTGCGCGAAGGCGACCGGGTAGCCGCCGGCCAGATGCTGTTGCGTCTGGACAGCACCGAATTGCGTGCCCAGGAAAGCGTGCTGTCGAAGCAGACCGATGCCCTGACGATCCTTGAGGCGCGGCTGGTCGCGGAGCGCGACGGGCTGGACGCGATCGTGTTTCCGCCCGACATCGTGGCCCGGCTGGGCCAGGTCGGCGAGATCGACCAGTTGGTGCATGGCCAGGAACGGGTGTTTGCGACCCGCACCAGTTCGCGTGGCAATCAGGTGGACATCCTCAGCCAGCGCATCGTTCAGCTTGAGGCCCAGATTTCCGGCTTCAAGGCTCAGGCCGATGCCAATCGCCGCCAGCTTGCGCTGATCCGCGACGAGTTGAAGGGCACCCGATCGCTATACGAAAAGGGGCTGACGCCGAAAACCCGGGTGCTGGCCCTGGAGCGTGCCGCCGCATCCCTGGATGGCGAGCGGGGCGAGAACGAGGCCAATGCCGCGCGTGCGGCCCAGGCCATCGGCGAGGCCCGGCTTCAGATCGACCAGATCGAGCGCGAGCGCCAGACGGAGGTGGCGGAACAACTGCGACAGACCCAGGAACAGTTGTTCGACCTGACCCCGCGCCTGGAAGCGGTGCGCGCCCAGTTGGGTCGCACCGATGTGAAGGCGCCGGCATCGGGCGCGGTCGTGGGGCTGATCGCCTTCACCGTCGGCGGCGTGATCCGCGCGGGCGAGACCATCATGGAGATCGTGCCCAGCGACGCGCCGCTGATCGTTCGTGCCCAGTTGCGCCCCGATCAGGTCGATGACGTGCGCCATGGCATGAAGGCCGAGGTGCGGCTGACAGCCTATCCCTATCGGACAACGCCGGTGCTGGATGGCAGCGTGTCGCAGGTGTCCGCCGACCGGCTGACGGACGAACGCACCGGTGTCGGCTACTATGATCTGCGCGTCGAGGTCCCACCGTCAGAACTGGCCCGCCTGCCCGATGCCACGCTGACCGCCGGCATGCCGGCGGAAGTGATGGTGCCGTTGCGGGAACGCACCGCCCTCGATTATCTGATCGAACCGCTGCTGCACAGCATCGAGGGCGCCGCGCGCGAGGAATGA
- a CDS encoding MgtC/SapB family protein, with protein sequence MPEIAVPTPYLDLASALAIGALIGFEREKHKADQHLRGAMGLRSFIIAALAGAAGALVTTALNSPWPLVAVLIGVAAVVVASHVEAAVHDPSKLGATTELAAIATTALAALAVLGHRDMAVPLAVACAAALAFKAPLKRMVAGFGRDDIHGMMKLLIASFIVLPLLPDRTLDPWDAINPYRLWLLVILITALSLVGYVAVRRYGARTGTLMTALAGALVSSTAVTLSLARHARTGDIATRRAAAGGILAGWTVMALRVAVLLAAVNSAILLLLWPVLAALIAPALAGALWLLVLRQAPSVAPVVPAKGDGAPSADQASAAPAAEVRTSVDNPFSLGPAIRFAVLMAAIMLVSALAERYLAPTALVAVGALSGLADVDAITVSMAERSIGDASRINLAAAAIVAAAVVNTAVKYGLALTAGGRGLAWLLAPATAAALLAAIAAAVLRL encoded by the coding sequence ATGCCCGAGATAGCCGTGCCCACGCCCTATCTGGATCTGGCAAGCGCGCTCGCCATCGGCGCGCTGATCGGCTTCGAGCGCGAGAAGCACAAGGCCGATCAGCATCTGCGCGGCGCCATGGGCCTGCGCAGCTTCATCATCGCGGCCCTGGCCGGTGCCGCCGGCGCACTGGTCACCACGGCACTGAACAGCCCATGGCCGCTGGTGGCGGTGCTGATAGGGGTGGCCGCCGTGGTCGTGGCCTCGCATGTCGAGGCGGCGGTCCATGATCCGAGCAAGCTGGGCGCCACCACCGAACTCGCCGCCATCGCCACGACGGCGCTGGCGGCACTGGCGGTGCTTGGTCATCGCGACATGGCGGTGCCGCTGGCGGTTGCCTGCGCGGCGGCGCTGGCGTTCAAAGCGCCGCTGAAGCGGATGGTGGCCGGCTTCGGCCGGGACGACATCCACGGCATGATGAAGCTGCTGATCGCCAGCTTCATCGTTCTGCCACTGCTGCCCGACCGGACACTGGACCCGTGGGATGCGATCAATCCCTATCGGTTGTGGCTGCTCGTCATCCTGATCACCGCGCTCAGCCTGGTCGGCTATGTCGCGGTCCGGCGCTATGGCGCCCGCACGGGCACATTGATGACCGCGCTGGCCGGCGCGCTGGTGTCGTCGACGGCGGTCACCCTGTCGCTGGCCCGTCACGCCCGCACCGGCGATATCGCCACCCGCCGCGCGGCGGCTGGCGGCATCCTGGCCGGATGGACCGTGATGGCATTGCGGGTCGCGGTGCTGCTCGCGGCTGTGAACTCCGCGATCCTGCTGCTGCTGTGGCCGGTTCTGGCAGCCCTGATCGCCCCGGCGCTGGCCGGCGCGCTGTGGCTTCTGGTGCTGCGGCAGGCGCCATCCGTGGCGCCCGTGGTGCCGGCTAAAGGCGACGGCGCCCCGTCCGCCGATCAGGCATCGGCGGCGCCGGCGGCCGAGGTGCGGACATCGGTCGACAACCCGTTCAGCCTGGGCCCCGCCATTCGCTTCGCGGTTCTGATGGCGGCGATCATGCTGGTGTCGGCCCTGGCGGAACGGTATCTGGCGCCGACGGCGCTGGTGGCCGTGGGGGCATTGTCGGGGCTGGCCGATGTCGATGCGATCACCGTGTCGATGGCGGAGCGCAGCATCGGTGATGCCAGCCGCATCAATCTCGCGGCGGCGGCGATCGTGGCCGCGGCCGTGGTCAATACGGCGGTCAAATACGGTCTGGCATTGACCGCAGGCGGCCGCGGTCTGGCATGGCTGCTGGCGCCGGCAACGGCAGCCGCGTTGCTGGCGGCGATCGCCGCGGCGGTTCTGCGGCTGTGA
- a CDS encoding polyphosphate kinase 2 family protein, giving the protein MGKKDRKQDKAERKAKAAEWRAGAPEAVAELLPGEDTDRALKRLQDQLVMLQHAYVIHGHRGIVVLEGWDAAGKGGLIRRVGWCLDPRHLRVHSIGAPNQTEKRQHWMQRFWTRVPENGRMAIFDRSWYGRVLVERIEGFASETEWQRAYHEIRAFETTLLDEGIHIVKLLLDITPEVQLDRLQARYDNPEKRWKLTEDDLRNRARWRDYEEAYGEMVERTSLDRAPWQRINANDKDTARIAAFEAIIRGLGDGVDVSEPVVPPLIRAFFGDPS; this is encoded by the coding sequence ATGGGCAAGAAGGATCGCAAGCAGGACAAGGCCGAGCGCAAGGCCAAGGCGGCCGAATGGCGGGCCGGGGCACCGGAGGCGGTGGCCGAATTGCTGCCCGGCGAGGACACCGACCGGGCACTGAAGCGCCTGCAGGATCAGCTTGTCATGCTTCAGCATGCCTATGTCATCCACGGCCATCGCGGCATTGTGGTGCTGGAGGGCTGGGATGCCGCCGGCAAGGGCGGGCTGATCCGCCGGGTCGGCTGGTGCCTGGACCCCCGCCATCTGCGGGTGCATTCGATCGGCGCCCCAAACCAGACCGAGAAGCGCCAGCACTGGATGCAGCGCTTCTGGACCCGGGTGCCGGAAAATGGCCGCATGGCGATCTTCGACCGGTCCTGGTATGGCCGGGTGCTGGTGGAACGGATCGAGGGCTTTGCCAGCGAGACCGAGTGGCAGCGTGCCTATCACGAGATCCGTGCCTTCGAGACGACCCTGCTGGACGAAGGCATCCATATCGTCAAGCTGCTGCTCGACATCACGCCCGAGGTGCAGTTGGACCGGCTTCAGGCCCGGTACGACAATCCCGAGAAGCGCTGGAAGCTGACAGAAGACGATCTGCGTAACCGCGCGCGCTGGCGCGATTACGAGGAGGCCTATGGTGAGATGGTCGAGCGCACCTCGCTCGACCGCGCGCCCTGGCAGCGGATCAATGCCAATGACAAGGACACCGCCCGCATCGCCGCGTTCGAAGCGATCATCCGTGGTCTGGGCGACGGTGTCGACGTGAGCGAACCGGTGGTGCCGCCGCTGATCCGGGCATTTTTTGGGGATCCGTCCTGA
- a CDS encoding efflux RND transporter periplasmic adaptor subunit, producing MRIAAVLAVLATITVGARLWIDRGMPANATTEAEADDVRIRTGQPVRFSTLGMPDRVWESRVLPTPQTLNDVVLYDVLIDIANPDGALMTAMTAQVFFILDQAIDVPLVPLAALHDGADGRVVALRLPDGRTETRPVRIGLVDRGHAQVLAGLHPGDAVVIGPEPAMGGAPGTVGSWRSGGRPPAAATARAAAPAP from the coding sequence ATGCGTATCGCAGCGGTACTGGCCGTTCTGGCCACGATCACGGTGGGCGCCAGGCTGTGGATCGACCGGGGCATGCCGGCCAATGCCACCACCGAAGCCGAGGCCGATGACGTGCGCATCCGAACGGGTCAGCCGGTGCGGTTCTCCACCCTCGGCATGCCCGATCGGGTGTGGGAAAGCCGGGTGCTGCCGACCCCGCAGACCTTGAACGACGTGGTGCTCTACGACGTGCTGATCGACATCGCCAACCCCGACGGCGCGCTGATGACCGCGATGACCGCACAGGTGTTCTTCATTCTGGATCAGGCGATCGATGTGCCCCTGGTGCCGCTGGCGGCGCTGCACGACGGGGCCGATGGCCGGGTGGTCGCGCTCCGGCTGCCCGACGGGCGGACCGAAACCCGGCCGGTGCGGATCGGGCTGGTCGATCGCGGCCATGCCCAGGTGCTGGCGGGGCTTCATCCGGGTGATGCCGTGGTGATCGGGCCTGAGCCTGCCATGGGTGGGGCGCCGGGCACCGTCGGCAGCTGGCGCAGTGGCGGGCGCCCACCCGCTGCCGCCACGGCACGCGCGGCCGCTCCGGCGCCATGA
- a CDS encoding MacB family efflux pump subunit, whose translation MTPDCPASAPLLVLDTVSRHFGGAGGVMALTGVSLTIHAGEMVAIMGASGSGKTTLMNILGCLDRPDGGRYLVDGQDVSRLDRDALARLRNRRFGFVFQRYNLLPGLTARENVEVPAVYAGRAARDRHRAAATLLDRLGLGARAGHRPNQMSGGQQQRVSIARALVNDAEIILADEPTGALDEASGAEVLALLKDLNREGRTVILITHDAAVAAHASRQIRMRDGRIVADSGVSASATDPLKADSPATEPPASTEPGMQRRPWFGLTDLGAAVRMALHALRVNLFRSLLTLLGVVIGVASVIAMLAIGDGSRAVTLERIATMGTNLLTVRGGAPGVRAVGDITSLTVEDVQAIRQIDGIVATAPERNLRTTLRVGGIDYTTMAQGVWPDALLVRNWQMARGQFISAADVYDYRSVLVLGDTVARNLFPDGSDPIGGYVLVRNIPFEVIGVLAAKGATQSGSDQDDVVLMPLSTGFLRILGRSHVSSVTVRVESADQVALVARQIDSLLLDRHRVRNFQIRDTAAVQAAMSDSQRSFALLLGAVAAISLLVGGIGVMNIMLVSVTERTREIGIRMATGARMRSILMQFNVEAVVVCGIGGVVGIGVGLPAALLLASAGFDVLITPAPALLAFGCAFLTGVVFGYLPARKAARMDPVIALAAE comes from the coding sequence ATGACCCCCGATTGTCCCGCATCCGCGCCTCTGCTGGTGCTCGACACCGTCTCGCGCCATTTCGGCGGCGCCGGCGGCGTCATGGCTTTGACCGGCGTGTCATTGACCATTCACGCCGGCGAGATGGTCGCGATCATGGGCGCGTCCGGATCGGGCAAGACCACGCTCATGAACATCCTTGGCTGTCTCGACCGGCCGGACGGCGGGCGTTATCTGGTCGACGGCCAGGACGTGTCGAGGCTGGATCGCGACGCGCTCGCCCGCCTGCGCAACCGTCGCTTCGGCTTCGTCTTCCAGCGCTATAATCTGCTCCCCGGCCTGACCGCGCGCGAAAATGTCGAGGTTCCGGCGGTCTATGCGGGGCGTGCCGCGCGCGACCGTCACCGGGCTGCCGCCACCCTGCTCGACCGTCTGGGGCTCGGCGCCCGTGCCGGACATCGGCCGAACCAGATGTCGGGCGGCCAGCAGCAGCGGGTCTCGATCGCCCGGGCGCTGGTCAATGATGCCGAGATCATCCTGGCCGACGAGCCGACGGGCGCGCTCGACGAGGCAAGTGGCGCCGAGGTGCTGGCCTTGCTGAAGGATCTGAACCGCGAGGGCCGCACCGTCATCCTGATCACCCACGATGCGGCAGTCGCGGCCCATGCCAGTCGTCAGATCAGGATGCGCGATGGCCGCATCGTCGCAGACAGTGGCGTTTCGGCATCGGCCACCGATCCTCTGAAGGCAGATTCACCGGCCACCGAACCACCGGCATCCACCGAACCCGGCATGCAGCGCAGGCCGTGGTTCGGGCTGACCGATCTCGGCGCGGCGGTGCGGATGGCGCTGCATGCCCTGCGGGTCAACCTGTTCCGCTCGCTGCTCACCCTGCTGGGGGTGGTGATCGGGGTGGCGTCGGTCATCGCCATGCTCGCGATCGGCGATGGCAGCCGGGCGGTGACGCTGGAGCGGATTGCCACCATGGGCACCAATCTGCTGACGGTGCGGGGCGGCGCGCCGGGTGTCAGGGCGGTTGGCGACATCACCTCGCTGACGGTCGAGGATGTGCAAGCAATCCGGCAGATCGACGGAATCGTCGCCACCGCTCCCGAACGCAATCTGCGCACCACGCTCAGGGTCGGCGGCATCGACTACACCACCATGGCTCAGGGCGTGTGGCCGGATGCGCTGCTGGTCAGGAACTGGCAGATGGCGCGCGGCCAATTCATCAGCGCCGCCGACGTCTACGACTACCGGTCTGTGCTGGTGCTGGGCGATACCGTCGCCCGCAATCTGTTCCCCGACGGAAGCGACCCGATCGGCGGCTATGTTCTGGTCAGGAACATCCCCTTCGAGGTGATCGGCGTCCTGGCCGCGAAAGGGGCGACACAAAGCGGCAGCGATCAGGACGATGTGGTGCTGATGCCCTTGTCGACCGGCTTTCTGCGCATCCTTGGCCGGTCGCATGTCAGCTCCGTCACGGTCCGGGTCGAGAGCGCCGATCAGGTCGCCCTGGTCGCGCGTCAGATCGACAGCCTGTTGCTGGACCGGCACCGCGTCCGCAACTTCCAGATCCGCGACACCGCCGCGGTTCAGGCGGCGATGAGCGACAGCCAGCGCAGCTTCGCCCTGCTGCTGGGGGCGGTTGCGGCGATTTCGCTGCTGGTCGGCGGCATCGGGGTCATGAACATCATGCTGGTCTCGGTAACCGAACGCACCCGCGAGATCGGCATCCGCATGGCGACCGGTGCGCGGATGCGCAGCATCCTGATGCAGTTCAATGTCGAAGCGGTGGTCGTCTGCGGCATTGGCGGCGTCGTCGGCATCGGTGTCGGGCTGCCGGCGGCACTTCTGCTCGCCAGCGCGGGCTTCGATGTGCTGATCACCCCGGCACCAGCCCTGCTTGCCTTCGGCTGCGCCTTCCTGACCGGGGTCGTCTTCGGCTATCTGCCAGCCCGCAAAGCCGCGCGTATGGATCCGGTCATCGCACTGGCTGCCGAATAG
- a CDS encoding vWA domain-containing protein: MLIDFFFKLREAKLPVTIKEYLVLIEGMQAGLAQFSPEEFYYLARTSLVKNEKHFDRFDQVFGAYFNGAQAHFTAIEGAIPEEWLRKLAEKHLTPEEMAEIEALGGWEKLMETLKQRLEEQKGRHQGGNKWIGTAGTSPFGAYGYNPEGVRIGQDRSRNRRAVKVWDQRAFKNYDDDVELGTRNIKVALKRLRAFVREGSDLELDLPDTIRSTARNAGYLDIKLVPEKRNKVKVLLFLDVGGSMDDHVKLCEELFSAARTELKHLEYYYFHNFIYENVWKDNYRRFSERTPTLDVLNKFGPDYKVIFVGDATMSAYEIVMPGGSVEHWNEESGQVWMRRFIDHFPKIVWLNPEPKQRWRYTESVKITQKLMEERMYPLTLRGLDEALRYLSR; this comes from the coding sequence ATGCTGATCGATTTCTTCTTCAAGCTTCGCGAAGCGAAGCTGCCCGTGACGATCAAGGAATATCTGGTCCTGATCGAGGGCATGCAGGCGGGACTGGCCCAGTTCTCGCCCGAAGAATTCTATTACCTCGCGCGCACCTCGCTGGTGAAGAACGAGAAGCATTTCGATCGTTTCGATCAGGTCTTCGGCGCCTATTTCAACGGCGCCCAGGCCCATTTCACGGCGATCGAGGGCGCCATTCCCGAGGAATGGCTGCGCAAGCTGGCCGAAAAGCACCTGACGCCCGAAGAGATGGCCGAGATCGAGGCACTGGGCGGTTGGGAAAAGCTGATGGAGACGCTGAAACAGCGTCTTGAGGAACAGAAAGGCCGTCATCAGGGCGGCAATAAATGGATCGGCACGGCCGGCACCAGCCCGTTCGGCGCCTATGGCTATAATCCGGAAGGTGTGCGCATCGGTCAGGACCGGTCGCGCAACCGCCGCGCGGTGAAGGTCTGGGACCAGCGCGCCTTCAAGAATTACGACGACGATGTCGAGCTTGGCACCCGCAACATCAAGGTGGCCCTGAAACGGCTGCGCGCCTTCGTGCGCGAAGGCTCGGATCTGGAACTGGATCTGCCCGACACGATCCGCTCCACCGCCCGCAATGCCGGCTACCTCGACATCAAGCTGGTGCCCGAGAAGCGGAACAAGGTGAAGGTACTGTTGTTCCTCGATGTCGGCGGATCGATGGATGATCACGTCAAGCTGTGCGAAGAGCTGTTCAGCGCCGCCCGTACCGAATTGAAGCATCTCGAATATTATTACTTCCACAATTTCATCTATGAAAATGTGTGGAAGGACAATTACCGGCGCTTTTCGGAGCGGACGCCCACGCTCGACGTTCTGAACAAGTTCGGCCCCGACTATAAGGTGATCTTCGTGGGCGATGCCACGATGAGCGCCTATGAGATCGTGATGCCCGGCGGTTCGGTCGAGCACTGGAACGAGGAATCCGGTCAGGTCTGGATGCGCCGGTTCATCGATCATTTCCCCAAGATCGTCTGGCTGAACCCCGAGCCGAAGCAGCGCTGGCGCTATACCGAAAGTGTCAAGATCACCCAGAAGCTGATGGAGGAGCGGATGTATCCGCTGACCCTTCGCGGTCTGGACGAGGCGTTGCGCTATCTGAGCCGTTAA